A genome region from Deltaproteobacteria bacterium includes the following:
- a CDS encoding branched-chain amino acid ABC transporter permease gives MSKSNLPAYISFALVILLFPLVVTNEYFLAVMIFVGIHVLVALGLTLLIGFAGQLSLCQAAFYGIGAYTTGVLSAKFGMNPWISIVLAILLACCLAFVLGLPALKLRGHYLAMATLGFGEIINIVFKEWGDLTGGPSGLVGIPRLSLGSISLDTDLRYFLFVWLVVLLVIAFLLNLTNSRVGRALLALKRSEDAAAAVGVPVAMYKIKVFMLCAALASLGGSFYAHYVTVISPESFDVFFSIVVVTMVVAGGLTSVWGAVIGASLFTILPEVLQAFEDYSIVIYGFILLFILMFMPQGIAGIVGVCTDRLKRPFS, from the coding sequence ATGTCAAAGAGCAACCTCCCTGCGTATATCAGTTTTGCCTTGGTCATCCTCTTGTTTCCCTTGGTGGTCACGAACGAGTACTTTCTGGCCGTCATGATATTCGTGGGCATCCATGTTCTTGTCGCACTGGGTTTGACCCTTCTGATAGGATTCGCCGGCCAGCTCTCCCTGTGCCAGGCGGCGTTTTACGGAATCGGGGCCTACACGACAGGCGTTCTCTCTGCAAAATTTGGAATGAACCCCTGGATTTCGATCGTCCTGGCGATTCTTCTGGCCTGTTGCCTCGCATTTGTCTTGGGCCTGCCGGCGTTGAAACTGAGAGGCCATTACCTTGCCATGGCGACCCTGGGCTTCGGCGAGATCATCAACATCGTGTTCAAGGAGTGGGGGGACCTCACGGGAGGCCCATCTGGGCTGGTCGGCATTCCGAGGCTGAGTTTGGGAAGCATATCACTCGATACCGACCTGCGGTATTTCTTGTTCGTATGGCTCGTGGTTCTCCTGGTTATCGCCTTTCTACTGAATCTCACCAACTCTCGAGTCGGACGGGCCCTCCTTGCACTGAAAAGGAGTGAAGATGCCGCGGCGGCCGTGGGTGTTCCGGTGGCCATGTACAAGATCAAGGTCTTCATGCTGTGCGCAGCCCTGGCCTCCCTGGGCGGGTCCTTCTATGCTCACTACGTAACAGTCATCAGTCCCGAATCCTTTGATGTCTTTTTTTCCATCGTGGTCGTGACCATGGTCGTGGCGGGTGGACTGACCTCTGTCTGGGGTGCTGTCATCGGGGCATCCCTGTTCACCATCCTGCCTGAGGTGCTTCAGGCCTTTGAGGACTACAGCATTGTCATATACGGTTTTATCCTTCTCTTTATCCTCATGTTCATGCCCCAGGGCATTGCGGGGATCGTTGGCGTGTGTACCGATCGATTGAAAAGGCCCTTCTCTTGA